The following coding sequences are from one Melanotaenia boesemani isolate fMelBoe1 chromosome 19, fMelBoe1.pri, whole genome shotgun sequence window:
- the dmtn gene encoding dematin isoform X4 translates to MQKVEGRVTPVNLPSSRGPSAPGSPASGIMARLNDQVVGYKDLAALPRDKAILQVERPDLMTYQPHLSFSPLDPPRRERSLSPTPTSPTMSPEVKSRKAESESGSPGGSTLQLQPGRKISASLQHFHRPDNGSNIYRKPPIYKQDIHKHAEGSGVIQSAKFPAAQPPDPNQPSKIETEYWPCPPSLAAMEIEWRKKKLPEEDEFEDLTEEAKTLQEQELEKIKSNLGRMILKEEKEKGVHFRRKTQSLPDRTHMNSSLSAGESKSPSRSGLTRMQSAEFSTDGDKGQPERRGSEGAHGQRKLSAEHPGAEDLSISSTDCNPQGALQAASRS, encoded by the exons ATGCAGAAG GTGGAGGGACGGGTAACCCCGGTCAACCTGCCATCCTCCAGGGGCCCCAGCGCCCCAGGGTCTCCAGCTTCTGGCATCATG GCCCGTTTGAATGACCAGGTTGTGGGTTACAAAGACCTGGCAGCGCTGCCTAGAGATAAAGCCatcctgcaggtggagagaCCCGATCTGATGACCTACCAACCACACCTGAGCTTCTCGCCTCTTGACCCGCCTCGCAGAGAG CGCTCACTGTCTCCTACGCCCACGTCTCCCACCATGTCTCCTGAG GTAAAAAGTCGTAAAGCAGAGAGTGAGAGTGGATCACCTGGAGGGTCTACGCTGCAGCTACAGCCTGGACGCAAGATCAGCGCCAGCCTGCAGCATTTCCACCGACCAG ATAACGGCTCCAACATCTACAGGAAGCCTCCCATCTACAAACAGG ACATCCACAAACATGCAGAAGGCAGCGGGGTGATTCAGTCTGCCAAGTTTCCAGCAGCTCAGCCTCCGGACCCCAACCAACCGTCCAAGATTGAGACAGAGTACTGGCCCTGCCCCCCCTCGCTGGCGGCCATGG AGATCgagtggaggaagaagaagctgcCAGAGGAAGACGAGTTTGAAGACCTGACAGAAGAAGCCAAGACGTTGCAGGAGCAGGAGCTGGAGAAG ATAAAGTCCAACCTAGGCCGTATGATCctgaaggaggagaaggagaaaggcGTTCACTTCCGGAGGAAGACGCAGTCGCTGCCCGACAGAACACATATGAACAGCA GTTTGTCAGCAGGTGAATCAAAGTCTCCTTCACGCTCCGGCCTGACCAGA ATGCAGTCAGCAGAGTTTTCCACAGATGGAGATAAAGGACAACCAG aACGGAGAGGCTCGGAGGGAGCGCATGGACAGAGGAAACTCTCTGCCGAGCATCCTGGAGCAGAAG
- the dmtn gene encoding dematin isoform X5 — translation MQKVEGRVTPVNLPSSRGPSAPGSPASGIMARLNDQVVGYKDLAALPRDKAILQVERPDLMTYQPHLSFSPLDPPRRERSLSPTPTSPTMSPEVKSRKAESESGSPGGSTLQLQPGRKISASLQHFHRPDNGSNIYRKPPIYKQDIHKHAEGSGVIQSAKFPAAQPPDPNQPSKIETEYWPCPPSLAAMEIEWRKKKLPEEDEFEDLTEEAKTLQEQELEKIKSNLGRMILKEEKEKGVHFRRKTQSLPDRTHMNSSLSAGESKSPSRSGLTRMQSAEFSTDGDKGQPAAQNGEARRERMDRGNSLPSILEQKGALQAASRS, via the exons ATGCAGAAG GTGGAGGGACGGGTAACCCCGGTCAACCTGCCATCCTCCAGGGGCCCCAGCGCCCCAGGGTCTCCAGCTTCTGGCATCATG GCCCGTTTGAATGACCAGGTTGTGGGTTACAAAGACCTGGCAGCGCTGCCTAGAGATAAAGCCatcctgcaggtggagagaCCCGATCTGATGACCTACCAACCACACCTGAGCTTCTCGCCTCTTGACCCGCCTCGCAGAGAG CGCTCACTGTCTCCTACGCCCACGTCTCCCACCATGTCTCCTGAG GTAAAAAGTCGTAAAGCAGAGAGTGAGAGTGGATCACCTGGAGGGTCTACGCTGCAGCTACAGCCTGGACGCAAGATCAGCGCCAGCCTGCAGCATTTCCACCGACCAG ATAACGGCTCCAACATCTACAGGAAGCCTCCCATCTACAAACAGG ACATCCACAAACATGCAGAAGGCAGCGGGGTGATTCAGTCTGCCAAGTTTCCAGCAGCTCAGCCTCCGGACCCCAACCAACCGTCCAAGATTGAGACAGAGTACTGGCCCTGCCCCCCCTCGCTGGCGGCCATGG AGATCgagtggaggaagaagaagctgcCAGAGGAAGACGAGTTTGAAGACCTGACAGAAGAAGCCAAGACGTTGCAGGAGCAGGAGCTGGAGAAG ATAAAGTCCAACCTAGGCCGTATGATCctgaaggaggagaaggagaaaggcGTTCACTTCCGGAGGAAGACGCAGTCGCTGCCCGACAGAACACATATGAACAGCA GTTTGTCAGCAGGTGAATCAAAGTCTCCTTCACGCTCCGGCCTGACCAGA ATGCAGTCAGCAGAGTTTTCCACAGATGGAGATAAAGGACAACCAG CTGCTCAG aACGGAGAGGCTCGGAGGGAGCGCATGGACAGAGGAAACTCTCTGCCGAGCATCCTGGAGCAGAAG